The window TAATAATGGAAATAGTTCTTTAATCGGGATAGAATCCTCATTTATGGGCCGGTGATCGGGAAGGCGCTTGTCAATCATAGCCTTTTCCCTATCGAGGCCGTGGAGATGAATTTCTCCAATTTTATTTTGAAATTGATTTAAATAAGCAGAGGGATTTTTTTCTTCAATAAGAAGATGGCCGAAGTCCATGCAGAGGCCTATGTTTGTATTTAAATTAGGAAGCAGGGCTTCGAGCAGGCCGGGGTTGGTATTTTCTGCAAGGAACCGGTATTTGCTGGATACATTTTTATATTTTTCCGCCCATGAATTGATAAGTCCGGCCTGGGCTCTAGCACCGCCTTCCTTGCCGGGGTGAACAATAAAATGCTGAACCAAAGGGGATAATTTTTTTACAAGTTCCTCATGCTCGGGATTTAATACATCGGGCAGATGTGCGGTAAATATAAAACGATCTTTAAATTTACATATATCTTCAAACTCATCGGTAATATTCTTTTTAATTTCATCGTCATATATGAAA is drawn from Leadbettera azotonutricia ZAS-9 and contains these coding sequences:
- the cbiR gene encoding cobamide remodeling phosphodiesterase CbiR, with protein sequence MEYLLNNFPKIIVPSWVIPGTYLENLRFLDDKKEITGVELLFFIYDDEIKKNITDEFEDICKFKDRFIFTAHLPDVLNPEHEELVKKLSPLVQHFIVHPGKEGGARAQAGLINSWAEKYKNVSSKYRFLAENTNPGLLEALLPNLNTNIGLCMDFGHLLIEEKNPSAYLNQFQNKIGEIHLHGLDREKAMIDKRLPDHRPINEDSIPIKELFPLLKKFQGLVNLEVFSWEEVEESLRVIKLLLERKEK